The segment TGCAGAATCTCAACATTCACTCTCAGTAGCTAACTTTTCAGAATTTGCACCCGAAGTAATTTACATCAGAAGTAAAGACACAAATATTACTTGTCTGGCAACCACCACAGTAATCATTGTTGTAGGCAAGATTATGGGAACAAGTGAATATACAGGGGCATACTTTGCActctttttacaatattttataaatcttaaattatttaaaaacaatcttaaattatttcaataaaaagcttcttaaaggaaaaaaagaggtaaaaatacaaataaagattTGTAGGCAGCGATTCTCTCCAAGTGACACAGAAACAGTGCTTTCAGGACTCTTTCACTGTTCTCACCCAATAGAAGAATTTTCTATACTATCTCTTATTccaaccactttttttttcctgctgaccCTGAGGGGGTCAAGTGTAGAAGTTAGCAGAGCAGTTCTATTACTTCCTGAAAGTTTTTGCTGAGATGTAGTAATTTAGGGTGAACATCTCTCTTTACCCTTGTATAAATGGGAATATTAGAAGATGATCTGGGAGTGATCTGGGAGCTGCTTGCACAACAGATTATCTGCACGAGCTAAGTTCGTATGTTAGAGATTTGCAGTTCACTAGTGTTTCTCCCAGTCATACATCATCTTTTACCTCTAcagtattttaagatttttttttttttgatgtggaccatttttagtctttactgaatgttacagtattgcttctgttttgatttttttggccccaaggcatgtgagatcttagctcccccaccaaggatcgaacccacaccccctgcattggaagacaaagtcttaaaccctggaccacctggaaagtctctatggtacttttttttttaatgctgatttttatatttgaatgtaGTGTCTCCATTCCCCTGGAATCAGTTATAAGGCTTCATTAAGGTCTTAATAGTCCACTTTTTGTTTTTAGGAAAACTCATAGTTATATGACACCCTGCTCTCCCTTTTTCTGGATTGTTCCGGCCAAAAAGAATAGATATTCAGAATCAGCAAGGTACTTCCAAGTCTCCATTTCCCAATGCTCAGCTTTGTCCTCTTGCCCCGACTCCTCATCCGTCCCAAGCCACATGGTAAAAACACACACAGGATCAGTCTTTCCCATATTCTCCTTGCTGCTCATAGTGGTCTAACAGTGCCCTGTTCTCAGTAATAGTAGGTAGATCTCAAATGTCCTCTCTAAATGTTCCCAAATGTTCTGCCCCTGCTAAGTAACCAACAGCAGTGAGAATTGGGACGGGGagaaattgtgttagttttagggtTGACCAGTGGCAGTTTGGGGAATGCCATGTACTACTCCTGGCAATAATGCTTTTTCCTGCAGCACTTGGCATGGATATTATGAGATCATTGCTTCAAAACGGTCAGTGTAGCCTTGGTCTTCAGGACAATAATTccaagttccaaagaagagctaactcatgagagtttcctaaggcccattccTACAGCCTATGCCTGGCAAGATGTGCTGCATTCAAACATTCCAGACTATTTACACACTCCCTGAACTAGCCCTCATTTTAGCATCTCATGTCAGGAAACGGCCAACTCCATAGAGCTGGCCTCAAATGCCATTAGTAAGGGTCATCTCATTGATCATAAGCTCTCTAGTCATTAGACAAATAAATAAGCACTGACCAACCAGaatgaggacttcccaggtggctcagttggtaaagaatacacctgtaatgtgggagacctgggtttgatccctgggttgggcagatcccctggagaaaggaacagctacctattccagtattctggccagaattccatggactgtatagccgatgggggtcacaaagagtcggacacgactgagcaattttcacaaCCAGAATGAGAAAAATTACTGATATAAGGCCATTCAGgctataagaaagaaagaaactttttttttttaatcaatatgtAATTTTATCTTCAAGAAAAATGGGGAGATTTATAGCTATTCCTTGGACATGTAGACCACTTAAAGTAGAAAACCTGAGAGATGTTGGGGGACTCATTAAAGGTAAATGAATCTAACAAATCCCTGCCTAGACACTAAAGTATCCCTTCACAACACTACTGGTAAGCTAGTTCTTAGCTGAGAGTACTAACCTCTATGTGCAGTGCACAGAAATCTCTGAAAGATCTGAACGTGATAGTTACCCTCCTAATGAATCAACACGTTACCATTTCCTATCCTATGGACCACTTAAAATCTTTGGACGTTTCTCTTAcaccttctctccttttctaggCAGTATGATGTCAGTCCTCCACCTGTGCTCTTGAGACAGCTGCCCCTGATTCCTGAGTATAAAGATGAGGAATGAAAGTCTCTTGCAAATATTATGTACCGAGGGCCAAAAGGAATATCCttttgtagctttttaaaaagtagcacaAAATGAAATGTCCCAGTGACCTTCGGGACTCTGAAAACGGATCATGACATTGGCCAGTGGGGTACAGAGAGTGAAGATGAGTAAAGCAGTGAAGCTCCTACCCTGCTCTGTTTTGTTCATCCCTCGCAGTCAAGTCAGAGAACAGTCCCACTGCCGGTGAGACCACACTCCGCTACAAAAAGCTCCACTACTACAACGCCAAGAGGCCAGgaattcctttaattttttttttttaagttttaaatggcAACACAACCAAAAGTTGGTACATCACAGAAACAGAGGGCTTTGCAGGCAACACTGATTGGGAATAGCAAAACACTTGGttggtgaaaaaaagtgaaactctAAATTATATACAATAGTAGCTAAAGGGTAATATTGAAAAACAGTCTTATTCACTGTGACTCAAGATTTTACTTGCCATTATCTATTGCTTATTTATTCAAGGTTGTAAATAATACTTATATAGAGACATAGAGATGTGTAAAAATGAAACATcgtgaaaaaaatacaatttttcaatTTCATATGAAACTCAAAGTATAAGTTTTGTCCAATATGGAATGCACCTACATTTGTTTACATTAGGGctctaaaattcatttaaaaattggttttttgttgttttaaaaaagaaacagctgaCCCACCACACAAGTCTGCTGTGTAGCTTGTTTGCTCAAAATGAGCATTTTTCAGGTGAGGTCTGTGTTCTCTGCCCAAGGTCTACTATGGTTTCTTAGTTGTACTGGCCCAATCGTGGAAAGAGTTTCCATGAAGAGTCGATGGCAGCATCTGGATGAGGGACAGTCTGGGTCATGGGACAGGGGTAGAGAAGAGAGAGGTAAGAGCCCAGATCCTTATGAAGGATGACATTCAGTTGTTATATTTTAAAGGGTACCCGATGGCTTTTTCCAGGCACTCAACTAACGAGCCAGCAGAAAGAAAATCCCTCTCAACTTCTACAAATTTGATGTAGATGGATTTGGGGGACACACCGGGATCCACAATACAGTTCTGAGACAAAAACCCATTTATACCAACCCAATCCTTGCTGAAGGTTTTGGTATTTGCTTGGAAATGTAAAAACAAGCATTGCTGCAGAGTCCTGACCTCAGCAATTCCGAGGTAGCAATAGGTAATCCGAGTGGGTTCTGTCTCCACCTGCACGGAGGCTTGTGCTGAAAGGGTTTCCAAGCCAACCCGGCCCTCCTTTCCGGGCTCCAGGGTACGTCGCTCCACATGGGGGGAGGGAGGCCTCTCAATACACTCCTCGTAGCCAATGGCATAGAGACCCGGGCTTTTGGGAATGCCTCCTGGCAATAAATACTGAACCACATTCCCACCAGTTGGTTTGGAGTGGGCGATGGGGATCCAGTCAATTTCCATGTGCAGCTCCAGGCACCTAGCTTCGCTGATAGTGATCTCCAGAAATTTGTAGTATACATTCTTCCAGTTCATTTTCTGCACTCGGGTCATGATGATCCGGCCCTCGGGCTTCTCAGAATTGAAGTACTCCCGGAGTCGCTTGCCGAGGGGCACCTGGGAGCTGATCTCAGCATAATGGTAACGGATATCCTCTTTCCAACGGGTGTTGTAACCGATTCCAAAAATGGCCAGTTTATTAGAAAGGTGAAGCCTTGAAAAGTCTGTCCAGCTCTGAAACAGTTCCCATTTCAACTGTACTGATTCCAAAATTTGTACGATATTCTGCATGATGTCTCTTTTCCTAGAAAGAGAGATAAAAGTCAGATTCCTCAGGTGTCTAGATGAGCACTGTCCGACAGAACTTTCTGCAATGGTGGAAATGTTCTATGTCTGTGCTGTCCAGTATGTTAGCCATTGCACTGAAATGTGGCTACTGTGAGTGAGGTATTAAGTTCTTAATTAGCTAAAAATTACGTTTAAATAGCCACagatggctagtggctaccatattggactgTGCAGTTCCAGATAATCATAGTATTAAAATCTGAGACATGCTTACCCCGAGCAAGTTTCTAGAACTAGTGATAAACTGCTTTCCATTATTCTATAGTCTAGTTGTATTACACTTAGTAACTATTGATACATAAGACCCTAGGATTTCAGAAACTCaagaataatgtgtgtgtgtgtgtgtgtgtgtgtgtgtataatagtGCGTATCATGGCTTTCGGACCTATCAAAAAGTAGGTGAAGAATGCTGTATTCAGAAAAGTAATCAGAATCACTTAAAAGAATAAACAGATTAATTTCTAACTTGGAAATTCTGGAAGTTAAGGAAGTTTGACCCATACATGCTGGCCATAGGAAAACATGAAATTGATAATGACTACTGATCTGAATTtttcaaaccaggcttcagcagtatgtgaaccgtgaacttccagatgttcaagctggatttagaaaagccagaggaaccagagatcaaaatgccaacatccactggatcatcaaaaaagcaagagagttccagaaaaatatctacatttgctttactgactatgccaaagcctttgaccgtgtgggtcacaacaaactgtggaaaattcttcaagggatgggaacaccagaccacatgagctgcctcc is part of the Bos javanicus breed banteng chromosome 29, ARS-OSU_banteng_1.0, whole genome shotgun sequence genome and harbors:
- the MSANTD2 gene encoding myb/SANT-like DNA-binding domain-containing protein 2 isoform X3: MEEYSQEDWGNHSQELHGYPTDQELDEIPVTKRTLKIKQESSEEAQKRDIMQNIVQILESVQLKWELFQSWTDFSRLHLSNKLAIFGIGYNTRWKEDIRYHYAEISSQVPLGKRLREYFNSEKPEGRIIMTRVQKMNWKNVYYKFLEITISEARCLELHMEIDWIPIAHSKPTGGNVVQYLLPGGIPKSPGLYAIGYEECIERPPSPHVERRTLEPGKEGRVGLETLSAQASVQVETEPTRITYCYLGIAEVRTLQQCLFLHFQANTKTFSKDWVGINGFLSQNCIVDPGVSPKSIYIKFVEVERDFLSAGSLVECLEKAIGYPLKYNN